Proteins co-encoded in one Pseudomonadota bacterium genomic window:
- a CDS encoding cobaltochelatase subunit CobN, with translation MNWFFSRRWVLPALILPVLLVVLECGWAPPAAARTIAFFVGDTDAYTCARALDGPEVPGMKVEVITAADVGKPALLARLADIDAAVVDIMSEQPAGWLQLNMARLQPGARVYAVRSSSHTDDYLKAGFLLDETVRDYFRFTSSENIRNLIIFLARRDLGLPGQPAPAPVLPPKNGLYHPDAPRIFADLDSYVEWYRLSGHLHPGGLWNLGVVFPGFPVAAKKAPLDALMRAYERQGINTVTWLREIGDWPAALDKLLATRPLADELGSITGFAFKFSARMDGAGEVLARADVPVFNPHYLFFSSGVEWAASVQGLAPPEVGLQLAAPELVGLIEPTVAGLREAVSEAGRAETRGSRYVAETALVEKLARRAANWHRLRRMANGDKKIVLVYYNHGGGKQNIGASYLNVFRSIEEIIANLKAAGYDIEGELREEEIKDLLLKSGRNIGSWAPGELERLLGSGTVIKIPLARYREWLEALDPGFREMVAADWERPEDSTIMMHGGNFIIPAITLGNLTLVAQPSRGWGDDPQKLYHSPILYPHHQYTAFYLWLQHELKPAAMISLGTHGTHEWLPGKQAGLSAACPPEILLGDIPSLYPYIVDDVGEGIQAKRRGRGVIIDHATPPFRAGGLYEEYAALASLISEYESAGSGKIQAARLERIRAQSVKLGLDRDLGLETVDEDSLEKIEHYLIELKTEMIPYGLHTFGRSPSGTARSETAAAIAARGGQPAAAYEALLDACGPAESAALLHGLEGGYIAAAIGNDPLRNPESLPTGKNFYGFDPARVPSREAWVNGFKAADELVTAYRDKHDGAYPEKIGVILWSVETMRDEGIGPATALALMGMEPVWDRRDQVTGVRAIPGVRLGRPRIDALMQMSGLFRDTFPNVALLLDDAVRQAATLDDVENYIRRHGDLIRDELTARGLAPAQAEKLALVRLFSARPGAYGTKVDDFTGSSGLWDNDRVIVDSFIDMVSFGYSRDLWGEPLAGVYRDNLAKVNATVHSLGSNLYATMDNDDMFQYLGGLSLAVRRVSGKNPEVFVSVQKTLAGGHVEDLNTIIGRELRSRYLNPRWIEGMKKENYAGAREMAEFVENMWGWQVTTPEMIDAAKWQETFEVYVEDKYGQKLQEFFNRENPWAYQSLTARMLESVRKGYWRPTKEVETRLAREYAVSVVEKGVACCDHTCNNPQLNQMVANIISLPGVVAPEVAVQFKLAIEKMAAKPLAEQVADREKLLRELSAASGVEAAKARAAEAKASDQKTSERKASEVKADAAPQPDDAAETVKGYKMEDIKTADQDTQMSSSGIQWAASLFIMLLLLLFFIGSRRRR, from the coding sequence ATGAACTGGTTTTTTAGCCGGCGGTGGGTGTTGCCGGCACTGATACTGCCAGTGCTGCTGGTTGTTCTGGAATGCGGTTGGGCCCCCCCGGCGGCGGCGCGGACGATTGCCTTTTTCGTCGGCGATACCGATGCCTATACTTGTGCCCGGGCGCTTGACGGGCCTGAGGTGCCCGGTATGAAGGTCGAGGTGATTACCGCCGCCGATGTCGGTAAACCGGCCCTTCTCGCCCGGCTGGCCGACATCGATGCCGCCGTGGTCGATATCATGTCCGAGCAGCCGGCCGGCTGGCTGCAACTGAATATGGCCCGGCTGCAGCCCGGGGCCCGGGTGTACGCCGTCCGCAGCTCCAGCCACACGGACGACTATCTCAAGGCCGGTTTTCTTCTCGACGAAACCGTGCGGGATTATTTTCGCTTCACATCGAGCGAGAATATTCGCAATCTGATCATTTTTCTGGCCCGGCGTGATCTCGGTCTGCCGGGGCAGCCGGCCCCGGCGCCGGTGCTGCCGCCAAAAAACGGCCTCTATCATCCCGATGCTCCACGCATCTTCGCCGATCTTGATTCCTATGTCGAGTGGTACCGCTTAAGCGGCCATCTGCACCCGGGGGGCTTATGGAATCTGGGCGTCGTGTTTCCGGGGTTTCCGGTGGCGGCTAAAAAAGCGCCGCTCGATGCCCTCATGCGCGCCTACGAGCGCCAGGGGATCAATACCGTGACTTGGCTGCGCGAGATCGGTGACTGGCCGGCTGCCCTGGACAAGCTGTTGGCTACCAGGCCGCTGGCTGATGAACTGGGATCGATCACCGGTTTCGCCTTCAAGTTTTCCGCCCGCATGGACGGCGCCGGCGAGGTTCTGGCCCGGGCCGACGTGCCGGTTTTCAACCCCCATTATCTGTTTTTCTCCAGTGGCGTGGAGTGGGCCGCATCGGTTCAGGGGCTGGCCCCGCCCGAGGTTGGACTTCAGCTGGCGGCCCCCGAGCTTGTCGGTCTGATCGAGCCGACGGTGGCCGGCCTCAGGGAAGCGGTTTCGGAAGCGGGCCGGGCCGAAACGCGGGGCAGCCGCTATGTGGCCGAAACCGCCCTGGTGGAAAAACTCGCCCGCCGGGCCGCCAATTGGCACCGGCTGCGCCGGATGGCCAACGGCGACAAGAAAATCGTGCTCGTCTATTACAATCACGGCGGCGGCAAACAGAATATCGGCGCCAGTTATCTCAATGTATTCCGCAGCATCGAGGAGATTATCGCCAACCTGAAAGCGGCCGGCTATGACATCGAGGGCGAGTTGCGTGAGGAGGAGATCAAGGATCTGCTGCTGAAATCCGGTCGCAACATCGGCTCCTGGGCGCCGGGGGAACTGGAACGCCTGCTGGGTTCCGGCACCGTGATCAAAATCCCCCTGGCCCGCTATCGTGAGTGGCTGGAGGCGCTCGATCCCGGTTTCCGGGAGATGGTGGCCGCCGACTGGGAGCGGCCCGAAGATTCGACCATCATGATGCACGGCGGAAATTTCATCATTCCGGCCATCACCCTGGGCAACCTCACTCTGGTCGCCCAGCCGAGCCGGGGCTGGGGCGACGATCCGCAGAAACTCTATCACAGTCCGATTCTCTATCCGCATCATCAGTATACCGCTTTTTATCTCTGGCTGCAGCATGAGCTTAAACCCGCCGCCATGATCAGCCTCGGCACCCACGGCACCCATGAATGGCTGCCGGGCAAGCAGGCGGGCCTGTCGGCGGCCTGCCCGCCGGAAATCCTGCTTGGCGACATTCCCAGTCTTTACCCGTATATCGTCGATGATGTCGGGGAGGGGATTCAGGCCAAACGTCGGGGCCGGGGAGTCATCATCGATCATGCCACGCCGCCGTTTCGGGCTGGCGGTCTTTACGAGGAATACGCCGCCCTGGCGAGTCTGATCAGCGAGTATGAAAGCGCCGGATCCGGCAAGATTCAGGCTGCGCGTTTGGAGAGAATCCGCGCCCAGAGCGTCAAGCTCGGTCTGGATCGGGATCTGGGTCTGGAGACGGTTGATGAAGACAGCCTGGAGAAAATTGAGCATTATTTAATTGAGCTGAAAACCGAGATGATTCCCTATGGGCTGCACACCTTCGGCCGCTCGCCCTCCGGCACCGCCCGGAGTGAAACTGCGGCGGCGATTGCCGCTCGGGGCGGGCAACCGGCGGCCGCATACGAGGCCCTGCTCGACGCCTGCGGTCCGGCGGAATCCGCCGCCCTGCTGCATGGCCTGGAAGGAGGGTATATTGCGGCGGCGATCGGCAACGATCCGTTGCGTAATCCCGAAAGCCTGCCCACGGGTAAGAATTTTTACGGCTTCGATCCGGCCCGGGTACCGTCGCGGGAGGCCTGGGTCAACGGCTTTAAGGCCGCGGACGAGTTGGTCACGGCCTACCGGGACAAACACGATGGCGCTTATCCGGAAAAGATCGGGGTGATTCTGTGGTCGGTGGAAACCATGCGCGACGAGGGCATCGGTCCGGCCACCGCCCTGGCATTGATGGGTATGGAACCGGTCTGGGATCGGCGCGACCAGGTTACCGGGGTCCGGGCTATCCCCGGAGTGCGGCTGGGGCGGCCGCGGATTGATGCCCTCATGCAGATGTCGGGTTTGTTCCGCGACACCTTTCCCAATGTGGCGCTGCTGTTGGATGATGCGGTGCGGCAGGCGGCGACGCTTGATGATGTCGAGAACTATATCCGCCGACACGGTGACCTGATCAGGGATGAACTGACAGCCCGCGGCCTGGCTCCGGCCCAGGCGGAGAAACTGGCGCTGGTGCGGCTCTTTTCCGCCCGGCCCGGCGCCTATGGCACCAAGGTCGACGATTTTACAGGTTCCAGCGGACTCTGGGACAATGACCGGGTGATTGTTGACAGTTTCATTGACATGGTTTCGTTCGGCTATTCCCGTGATCTCTGGGGCGAACCATTGGCCGGGGTTTATCGAGACAACCTGGCCAAGGTAAACGCCACCGTCCATTCGCTGGGCTCGAACCTCTATGCCACCATGGACAATGACGATATGTTTCAGTATCTCGGCGGCCTGTCGCTGGCGGTGCGCCGAGTCAGCGGCAAAAACCCCGAAGTCTTCGTGTCGGTGCAGAAGACGCTCGCTGGGGGGCATGTCGAAGATCTGAATACCATTATCGGCCGGGAGCTGCGCAGCCGTTATCTCAATCCTCGCTGGATCGAGGGGATGAAAAAGGAGAATTATGCCGGCGCCCGGGAGATGGCCGAATTCGTCGAGAACATGTGGGGCTGGCAGGTCACGACGCCGGAGATGATCGACGCCGCCAAATGGCAGGAGACCTTCGAGGTCTACGTCGAGGACAAGTACGGCCAGAAATTGCAGGAATTTTTCAATCGCGAGAATCCTTGGGCCTACCAGTCGCTGACCGCCAGAATGCTGGAATCCGTGCGCAAGGGCTACTGGCGGCCGACAAAAGAGGTTGAAACCAGACTCGCGCGCGAATATGCCGTCAGCGTGGTGGAAAAGGGAGTCGCCTGCTGCGATCACACCTGCAACAACCCGCAGCTCAACCAGATGGTGGCCAACATTATTTCCCTGCCTGGA